A single genomic interval of Theropithecus gelada isolate Dixy chromosome 16, Tgel_1.0, whole genome shotgun sequence harbors:
- the DHRS7B gene encoding dehydrogenase/reductase SDR family member 7B isoform X2 — protein MLNSQPRVQGLGQYFLGSTEGELGFISDERKSLGKSPELCYFVTGVFGFGSPRKNLPKARAMDFITSTAILPLLFGCLGVFGLFRLLQWVRGKAYLRNAVVVITGATSGLGKECAKVFYAAGAKLVLCGRNGGALEELIRELTASHATKVQTHKPYLVTFDLTDPGAVVAAAAEILQCFGYVDILVNNAGISYRGTIMDTTVDVDKRVMETNYFGPVALTKALLPSMIKRRQGHIVAISSIQGKISIPFRSAYAASKHATQAFFDCLRAEMEQYEIEVTVISPGYIHTNLSVNAITADGSSYGHHHSPGPKPRGGGPRCSCCCGEEEERCDPG, from the exons ATGCTCAACAGTCAGCCGAGGGTGCAGGGCCTGGGTCAGTACTTTCTGGGGTCCACAGAGGGAGAGCTAGGATTCATATCCGATGAGAGGAAGAGCCTAGGAAAGTCCCCTGAGCTCTGCTACTTTGTCACTGGTGTGTTTGGTTTTGGTTCTCCCAGGAAGAATCTGCCAAAGGCGAGGGCCATGGACTTCATCACCTCCACAGCCATCCTGCCCCTGCTGTTCGGCTGCCTGGGCGTCTTCGGCCTCTTCCGGCTGCTGCAGTGGGTGCGCGGGAAGGCCTACCTGCGGAATGCTGTGGTGGTGATCACAGGCGCCACCTCAGGGCTGGGCAAAG AATGTGCAAAAGTCTTCTATGCTGCTGGTGCTAAGCTGGTGCTCTGTGGCCGGAATGGTGGGGCCCTCGAAGAGCTCATCAGAGAACTCACCGCTTCTCATGCCACCAAG GTGCAGACACACAAGCCTTACTTGGTGACCTTCGACCTCACAGACCCTGGGGCCGTAGTTGCAGCAGCAGCTGAGATCCTGCAGTGCTTTGGCTATGTGGACATACTTGTCAACAATGCTGGGATCAGCTACCGTGGTACCATCATGGACACCACAGTGGATGTGGACAAGAGGGTCATGGAGACAAACTACTTTGGCCCAGTTGCTCTAACGAAAG CACTCCTGCCCTCCATGATCAAGAGGAGGCAAGGCCACATTGTCGCCATCAGCAGCATCCAGGGCAAGATCAGCATTCCTTTTCGATCAGCAT ACGCAGCCTCCAAACATGCAACCCAGGCTTTCTTTGACTGTCTGCGCGCCGAAATGGAACAGTATGAAATTGAGGTGACCGTCATCAGCCCCGGCTACATCCACACCAACCTCTCTGTCAATGCCATCACCGCGGATGGATCTAG